From one Diprion similis isolate iyDipSimi1 chromosome 7, iyDipSimi1.1, whole genome shotgun sequence genomic stretch:
- the LOC124408201 gene encoding UDP-glucosyltransferase 2-like: MILRFCKGAGVKGRLCFTIFLYILSTLSEVRGYRILSILPYNAKSHAIMFEALCKGLANRGHQVDVVGHFPLKKPVKNYTDIINLDDPSIPKLQNNLTYAYVKATALDRPVVPFLTSTFGAELCKFMDHPELKKLIKNPPKDPPYDLLIGEVLAAHCFLALGQHFKVPVVAIVTSPMWPWSSDFVANPDNPAYVPGVFSNLMAPMNFWERMTNTLDLISKKMQFYYYTRDQDEIIRKHLGPHALGVREAERNVSLILVNSHYSLNGVRPFTTAVVEVGGIHIPKEIDPLPHDLQEWLDQSKDGFVYVSFGSMLKIESFSAEILHALYKSLGKLAPVRVLMKIAKPDELPPGLPSNVLVRSWIPQLGVLSHKNARVFFTHGGLMSTQEAIYCGVPMIGVPVFSDQPLNVARYVNKNVAVALLHNDMTEEKIDAAFEKVLGDPSYMAAAKKISAEFRDRPMSPLDTGIFWVEYVVRHGGSNIRSPAMDLSWIQIALIDVFAVLILGLAVIAYLFQLFVKKLFAILVTGTEATARHKKIN; this comes from the exons ATGATCTTACGGTTCTGTAAAGGTGCTGGGGTGAAAGGGCGGCTgtgttttacgatttttctctACATTTTATCGACCCTATCGGAGGTCAGAGGGTACCGGATATTGAGTATACTTCCCTACAACGCAAAGAGCCACGCCATCATGTTCGAGGCACTTTGCAAGGGGCTGGCTAATCGCGGCCACCAGGTTGACGTTGTGGGACACTTCCCGCTGAAGAAGCCCGTCAAGAATTACACCGACATAATAAACTTGGACGACCCCTCAATCCCGaaattacagaataatttGACATATGCATACGTGAAGGCAACTGCACTGGATAGACCCGTCGTGCCATTTCTCACATCCACCTTCGGAGCTgaactttgcaaatttatgGACCACCCCGAGTTGAAGAAGCTGATTAAAAACCCTCCGAAGGATCCTCCCTACGACCTCCTCATCGGCGAG GTCTTGGCTGCCCACTGTTTCCTGGCATTGGGTCAGCACTTCAAGGTTCCGGTGGTGGCAATCGTGACATCTCCGATGTGGCCGTGGTCGAGCGACTTCGTGGCGAACCCCGATAACCCGGCCTACGTGCCCGGAGTTTTCTCAAATCTCATGGCGCCCATGAATTTTTGGGAACGGATGACCAACACTTTGGACTTGATCAGTAAAAAGATGCAGTTTTACTACTACACCAGAGACCAGGATGAGATCATAAGGAAACACCTCGGCCCGCATGCTCTCGGAGTCAGAGAAGCCGAGAGAAACGTCTCTCTGATCCTCGTCAATTCTCACTACAGTTTGAACGGCGTCAGGCCATTCACCACGGCGGTTGTCGAGGTCGGAGGAATCCATATTCCAAAAGAAATCGACCCGTTGCCTCAC GACCTGCAAGAGTGGTTGGACCAGAGCAAAGACGGCTTCGTGTACGTATCCTTTGGCTCGATGCTTAAGATCGAGTCATTTTCGGCAGAAATTTTGCACGCGCTTTACAAATCCTTGGGAAAATTGGCGCCTGTTAGAGTGCTGATGAAAATAGCAAAACCCGATGAACTGCCACCCGGTTTGCCGAGCAACGTGTTGGTCCGTTCGTGGATTCCGCAGCTCGGTGTTCTCT CTCACAAGAATGCTCGCGTCTTCTTCACCCACGGAGGTCTGATGTCGACCCAGGAGGCCATCTACTGCGGCGTCCCGATGATAGGGGTGCCTGTCTTCTCCGATCAGCCCCTAAACGTGGCTCGTTACGTCAATAAGAACGTCGCTGTGGCGCTGCTCCACAACGATATGACCGAGGAAAAGATCGACGCCGCCTTTGAGAAGGTCCTCGGCGACCCCTCATACAT GGCAGCGGCGAAGAAGATTTCCGCCGAATTTCGGGACCGACCGATGAGCCCGTTGGACACCGGGATCTTCTGGGTCGAGTACGTCGTCAGACACGGAGGATCGAATATCAGGTCACCGGCGATGGATTTATCGTGGATCCAAATCGCGCTGATCGATGTCTTTGCCGTCCTGATTCTCGGCTTGGCCGTTATTGCCTACTTGTTTCAACTTTTCGTGAAGAAGCTTTTCGCCATATTGGTGACGGGTACCGAAGCAACGGCTCGCCACAAGAAGATCAATTGA